The Acholeplasma laidlawii PG-8A DNA window CATAACCATAGCCATATGTATAAGATAATAAATCACTATTTTTAACATCTACTTGTGTAAATGCTATCCCGATGATATTCACTTTGTTTTGTTTTAGAGTTTGGATTGCTTCATTAATTACTGTACGTTTCGTCTCGTTTTGAGCAACTATAAATAATACACCATCTGCTAATCTTGAAATATATAAGGCATCAGAAACTGCCATAGTTGGAGGTGAATCAAGTAAAACGTAATCAAATTCCGTTCTTAATCTAGCAATTAAATCCTTTAATTTTTGTGCTTCTAAGACGTTTACAACTGCAGTTGTACGTTCACCAGCAACAATATAGTGAACACTAAACTTCTCAGAATAGTTTATTAATGTCTTGTAGTCGATTTTACCAGTTAAGTAGTCTGTTACACCATTTTCATTAGGTGATCTAAAAATTCTATTAATCTTAGGTTTTCTTAAATCTAAATCTACAATAACAACTTTTTTTCCTTTTTTACCAATTAAATGGGCAACGTTAGAAATAAATGTGGTTTTACCAGCACCAGCTAGCGTTGAAGTAAATTGGACGACCTTAAAATTACCATCAACGTTGATATACTCTAAATTCACTAATGCCTTTTGGAAAGCTTCTGCAGTATAAGACATAGGTGATTCATACGTTACTAAGTGATCATATTCAGCAATACGCTCTTTTTGAAATAATTTACGTCTTCTCATTTTTTCTTCCCCTCTTTAATAAAAAACTCAGGAATAACACCAATGACTTGAATACCAGTACCTTGTTCAAGTTGCTCTTTGGTCATATAAGAGTTATTAAATAGGTGTTTTATAAATGCTAAGCCGATACCAATAATTGCACCACCCATTAAACCTACGATAATATATAATATTCTATTTGGTGAATCATCAACCGGATCACTTGCTGGTGATAACTCTATAAATGAGTCTTCAAACATTAAAATGTCATTTTCTATTAAAATTGTAGTTAATACTGACGTAATCACTTGTGTAAAATCAGCATTAGAGTGGCTATAACTAAATTTGATAATAAAAGATGTACTTGATGAAGCAACCGAAATATTACTAATAATGTCACGGTCTGACATCGAATCAAGTAGACTTTGATGTTCTACATTTGTGATTAAACTACGATATTCCTCAGTTCTTAGTTTTCTTACTATATGAGGACTTCTTGCAAATTCTGCTGCGGTATCAAGTAATCTTTGTGAATTGATTAAAGTATTAGAATCAACTCTTTCACTTGATACTGGTACTTGAACCAGTATTTCAGAAGTTGATTTATACCTATCTTCTACAAAACGACTTACATAAGCGAATGTAAGTACACCCAATAATAATGTGAAAAATGTAATCATGATCCAGTTTAATTTAATAATAGATATAATATCCATTAAACTTAGCCCAGACTCCTGATTTTCTTTATTTTCTAAATCCATATAAAAATCTCCCTTTTAAATTGCTCTATATAGTTAATTTATTATAGCACATTAGCTTAATTTTTTAAACAAATCAATTACTTGGTCAATATTTTGTTCAATCATTTTTAGTGAATCTACCCAGAATGATTTCTCTGTAATATCAATACCCATAGATGCTGCTACATCTTCTGCATCTGCCATTGTTGTTAATTTTAATAATTTATCATAGTTTTTAATGAATGCTTCTTTATCTTTTAAGTACTGAGCATATAAGCCTTTTCCGAATAAAAGGCCAAATGCATAAGGGAAGTTATAGAAGTTTAAACCTGCACTATAATAGTGTCCTTTAACTAACCACATGTATGGATGTAGGTTTTGATGATCTAAGCCATCTTGATATGCTTCTTTTTGAGCTTCTAACATCCAAGTTTTCATTTCATGTTTAGAAATTGGGCGGTTTGCACTTTCAAATACTTTTGATTCAA harbors:
- a CDS encoding CpsD/CapB family tyrosine-protein kinase, whose translation is MRRRKLFQKERIAEYDHLVTYESPMSYTAEAFQKALVNLEYINVDGNFKVVQFTSTLAGAGKTTFISNVAHLIGKKGKKVVIVDLDLRKPKINRIFRSPNENGVTDYLTGKIDYKTLINYSEKFSVHYIVAGERTTAVVNVLEAQKLKDLIARLRTEFDYVLLDSPPTMAVSDALYISRLADGVLFIVAQNETKRTVINEAIQTLKQNKVNIIGIAFTQVDVKNSDLLSYTYGYGYGYNSSLQDDLDKEKS
- a CDS encoding YveK family protein, whose product is MDLENKENQESGLSLMDIISIIKLNWIMITFFTLLLGVLTFAYVSRFVEDRYKSTSEILVQVPVSSERVDSNTLINSQRLLDTAAEFARSPHIVRKLRTEEYRSLITNVEHQSLLDSMSDRDIISNISVASSSTSFIIKFSYSHSNADFTQVITSVLTTILIENDILMFEDSFIELSPASDPVDDSPNRILYIIVGLMGGAIIGIGLAFIKHLFNNSYMTKEQLEQGTGIQVIGVIPEFFIKEGKKK